Proteins from a genomic interval of Liolophura sinensis isolate JHLJ2023 chromosome 3, CUHK_Ljap_v2, whole genome shotgun sequence:
- the LOC135463671 gene encoding neuronal acetylcholine receptor subunit beta-3-like: protein MLLLNGCTILWVGVIFLWHSPFVYSGLSDEELLDTKLSDHFDVRVRPRVITHEPANISASTWLSHIHSLDLDKGELDLTVWLELEWTDPRLRWDVQQTENKVRQLVLPEDNVWTPDITISNAVSKIIPIFGKQIVVASTGAMTWFQAYRTTIGCATNATADEQMCTLTIGSRRSDITNVDVYPVSENFTVTDEFFSHEWELLDSFVERLNETRGGLVFPFLEVTMNLLHIAVEVTEPTPAPLCMTEKIHPPSASTSVQLTSMSILATTIIALCLEKIAIL, encoded by the exons ATGTTACTGCTGAATGGGTGTACAATTCTGTGGGTTGGTGTCATATTTCTCTGGCATTCTCCATTCGT TTACTCCGGCCTGTCTGACGAAGAACTCTTGGACACTAAATTATCGGACCATTTTGATGTTCGTGTCCGGCCTCGTGTTATCACGCACGAGCCCGCGAACATCTCAGCCTCTACTTGGCTCTCTCACATTCACAGCCTCGATCTCGATAAAGGTGAACTCGATCTGACCGTCTGGCTAGAACTG GAGTGGACGGACCCCCGTTTGAGATGGGACGTACAGCAGACTGAGAATAAAGTCCGACAACTCGTCCTCCCTGAGGACAACGTGTGGACGCCGGATATCACCATTAGCAATGC TGTTAGTAAAATCATCCCCATTTTCGGAAAACAAATCGTGGTGGCGTCCACTGGCGCGATGACGTGGTTCCAAGCGTACCGCACGACCATTGGTTGTGCCACCAACGCCACAGCGGACGAGCAGATGTGCACACTTACGATTGGCTCTCGTCGATCTGACATCACAAACGTTGACGTGTATCCAGTGTCGGAAAATTTCACGGTGACGGATGAATTCTTCAGCCACGAGTGGGAACTCCTGGATTCTTTCGTAGAACGCCTGAACGAAACTCGTGGCGGCTTGGTTTTTCCATTCCTTGAAGTGACCATGAACTTGCTTCACATCGCTGTGGAGGTCACCGAACCGACGCCTGCACCGTTATGCATGACTGAGAAGATTCATCCGCCGTCTGCCAGCACGTCCGTACAGCTCACATCTATGTCTATACTAGCCACTACAATAATAGCCTTATGTCTAGagaaaatagccattttgtAG